The Denticeps clupeoides chromosome 5, fDenClu1.1, whole genome shotgun sequence genome includes a region encoding these proteins:
- the fastkd2 gene encoding FAST kinase domain-containing protein 2, mitochondrial, which yields MNVCKSGEELLRRVLLYRRHSPLCKQLGSLLQKEQTQQKVGIPRTCYLLNVVCYTSQGHTRGKSFPLPTPVDVEKLHADQLDLGTVDRRLTFYSQLQESMSPSDVLDLLKHYSPTHRHVSNSLTRIWELTKKLSDDQRRYELRLMFEHPGFEELCQVAMVNAHRMRCEDLAYSLLAMVKLGMPQRSRVVQTLLRVTQENLNQFNERALSVLAMCLSEMEAMKNVDTLKKGLRLVLENNVNQIRNVVPLQSIMRLVGKDVSPGFKKKLEQKALSMAEDFSLPNAQYMLSTLAAMELNSRPLLDICSKNIAENVHGVPFNRLLAVLRSCGELHYRNTELLLAISEHVATTCDMWTNKQVILLLLEFENLGFLASSLLDAFTHIVIQKADTLTLRDVLSILKVYSSLNHIFKSNRDQFLSSVTSVVESYLTKMLPNDMLKAAFCLCILGHFPPALLERLLQKETVEELCTIDHRFLKGMEQKLHIIDLCLRLDHLPLPQPLCLPPGYTSTLSQDKAPVSQDLLSTLKSVVAEEDVVQESVIEENGYFIDYLVTLLPQTIEGNGSQENASLNQRIALLCPPLSSLSFGTTHPNGKLAMKVRHLSILGYSPVLISLQHFLCQTEEERTSILRKLIFPEHKSSGVHETNETIF from the exons ATGAACGTGTGTAAATCGGGCGAGGAGCTGCTGAGGAGGGTTCTTCTGTACCGTAGACACAGTCCTCTGTGCAAACAGCTGGGCTCCCTGCTTCAGAAGGAGCAGACACAGCAGAAAGTAGGCATCCCCCGTACCTGCTACCTGCTGAACGTAGTTTGCTATACTTCCCAAGGGCATACACGGGGAAAGTCTTTTCCTTTGCCAACACCTGTAGATGTGGAGAAGCTGCATGCTGATCAACTTGACTTGGGCACAGTGGACAGGAGGCTGACTTTCTACAGCCAGCTGCAGGAGAGCATGTCTCCCTCCGACGTCTTGGACTTGTTAAAGCATTACTCGCCCACACACCGGCATGTGAGCAACAGCCTGACGCGCATCTGGGAGCTCACCAAGAAGCTGTCTGACGACCAGCGGCGCTATGAACTAAGGCTCATGTTCGAGCACCCAGGCTTTGAAGAGCTGTGCCAGGTGGCGATGGTGAATGCACACCGGATGCGGTGTGAAGATCTGGCCTACAGCCTGCTGGCCATGGTGAAACTGGGCATGCCTCAGCGAAGTCGTGTGGTGCAAACCCTGCTTAGAGTCACACAG GAGAACCTGAACCAATTCAATGAGAGAGCCCTTTCAGTACTGGCAATGTGTTTGAGTGAGATGGAGGCCATGAAGAATGTAGATACCCTAAAGAAAGGTCTCAG GCTGGTGCTGGAGAACAATGTTAACCAGATCCGGAACGTTGTCCCACTGCAATCCATAATGCGTCTAGTGGGGAAGGATGTTTCACCTGGATTCAAAAAGAAGTTAGAG CAAAAGGCCCTGTCCATGGCAGAGGACTTCAGCCTTCCTAATGCACAGTACATGCTCTCCACCCTCGCCGCCATGGAACTGAACTCCAGGCCTCTCTTAGACATCTGCAGCAAAAATATAGCTG AGAATGTCCACGGAGTACCATTTAACAGGCTGCTGGCAGTGCTCCGCTCCTGCGGCGAGCTGCACTACAGGAACACTGAGCTGCTCTTGGCTATATCTGAGCATGTGGCAACCACCTGTGACATGTGGACCAACAAGCAG GTCATCCTCCTCTTATTAGAATTTGAGAATCTGGGATTCCTCGCCTCCTCCTTATTGGATGCATTCACCCATATAGTGATTCAGAAAGCAGACACACTCACCCTCAGAGATGTTTTGAGTATACTGAAGGTCTACTCCTCCCTCAACCACATCTTCAAGAGTAACAGAGATCA GTTTCTAAGCAGTGTGACGTCTGTTGTGGAGTCATATCTGACCAAGATGCTCCCGAACGATATGCTAAAAGCAGCCTTCTGCCTTTGCATTCTTGGACATTTTCCACCAGCCCTGTTGGAGCGACTTCTGCAGAAAGAAACTGTGGAGGAGCTCTGCACTATAG ACCATCGCTTTCTAAAAGGCATGGAGCAGAAACTGCACATCATAGACCTCTGCCTCCGACTAGACCACCTGCCGCTTCCTCAGCCCCTCTGCCTTCCACCTGGCTACACCAGCACGCTTTCCCAGGACAAGGCCCCTGTCAGTCAGGACTTGCTCAGCACACTGAAAAGCGTTGTGGCGGAAGAGGATGTAGTTCAGGAGAGTGTGATTGAAGAAAACGGCTATTTCATTG ATTATTTGGTTACACTATTGCCACAAACAATTGAAGGGAATGGATCTCAAGAAAATGCTTCTCTCAACCAAAG GATTGCGCTGCTGTGTCCTCCTCTTTCATCACTGTCTTTTGGCACAACCCATCCTAATGGCAAACTGGCTATGAAAGTTCGCCACCTGAGCATCCTGGGATATTCTCCTGTactg aTCTCTCTGCAACACTTTTTGTGCCAGACTGAGGAAGAGCGAACCAGCATACTGAGAAAGCTAATTTTCCCAGAACACAAATCATCTGGAGTTCATGAAACCAATGAAACCATCTTTTAA
- the mettl21a gene encoding protein N-lysine methyltransferase METTL21A, producing the protein MALVPYGDAVLPASLGRLRRPSAEFRFADRTVRLAQDWQRLGVAAVVWDAAVVLCVYLEAGHVALPGTKAVELGAGTGLVGIVAALLGANVTITDREPALEFLASNVRDNIPPSLQDAVQVSELTWGEGLESYPPGTYDLILGADIVYLEDTFPALLRTLEHLSSERTVILLSCRIRYERDQRFLTELSRSFTVEEVHYEVQGDIHIYRAMKRPERADL; encoded by the exons ATGGCGCTGGTCCCCTACGGCGACGCGGTCCTCCCCGCTTCCCTGGGCCGCCTGCGCCGCCCCTCCGCCGAGTTCCGCTTCGCCGACCGCACGGTGCGCCTGGCGCAGGACTGGCAGCGGCTGGGCGTTGCGGCCGTGGTGTGGGACGCG GCCGTGGTGCTGTGCGTGTACCTGGAGGCGGGACACGTGGCTCTACCGGGGACGAAGGCTGTGGAACTGGGCGCGGGGACTGGGCTGGTCGGGATAGTAGCTGCTCTTCTTG gcGCCAACGTGACCATCACTGATCGAGAGCCTGCGCTGGAGTTCCTGGCCTCGAACGTGCGAGACAACATTCCCCCATCCCTGCAGGATGCTGTGCAGGTATCTGAGCTGACGTGGGGTGAAGGGCTGGAGAGCTACCCTCCTGGAACCTACGACCTCATCCTAGGCGCCGATATCGTTTATCTGGAAGATACGTTCCCAGCCCTGTTACGGACCCTGGAGCATCTCAGTTCGGAGCGGACCGTTATTCTCCTCTCGTGTCGGATTCGATACGAGCGGGACCAGCGATTTCTCACGGAGCTCAGCAGGAGCTTTACGGTGGAGGAGGTTCACTATGAGGTGCAGGGGGACATTCACATCTACAGGGCCATGAAGAGACCAGAGAGAGCAGACCTGTGA
- the prkag3a gene encoding 5'-AMP-activated protein kinase subunit gamma-1 isoform X3 encodes MQQESTEQGLSKGNTEAPDPDTEAYTKFMKKHCCYDAIPTSCKLVIFDTSLQVKKAFFALVANGLRAAPLWDNKSQRFVGMLTITDFIHILHEYYKSPMVQIYELEEHKIETWREVYLQHYNHSLISITPEASLFDAIYSLLKYKIHRLPVIDPGSGNVLHILTHKRILKFLHIFGTMIPKPRFLQKRIDEAGIGTFKDVATVDQTATVYDALSIFVERRVSALPVVDSKGKVVALYSRFDVINLAAQKTYNNLNMTMQEAVRRRTCFVEGVIKCHPQETLEIVIERVVKAEVHRLVLVDSDDLVIGIISLSDLLQALVLSPADISGKLEMSSHDSDLLVKKADRE; translated from the exons ATGCAG caggagTCCACAGAGCAGGGGCTGTCCAAGGGAAATACAG AAGCTCCTGATCCAGACACTGAGGCCTACACAAAATTCATGAAGAAACACTGCTGCTACGATGCCATCCCAACCAGCTGCAAACTGGTCATCTTTGACACTTCATTACAG gtgaaAAAGGCTTTCTTTGCTCTCGTTGCGAATGGCTTGAGAGCTGCGCCTCTGTGGGACAACAAATCACAGAGATTTGTgg GCATGCTCACCATTACAGATTTTATCCACATTCTTCATGAATACTACAAATCTCCCATG GTCCAGATCTATGAGCTGGAGGAGCACAAAATTGAAACTTGGAGAG AGGTCTATCTCCAGCATTATAACCACAGCCTCATCAGTATCACGCCAGAAGCTAG CCTCTTTGATGCCATCTATTCCCTGCTGAAATACAAGATCCACCGGCTGCCAGTCATTGACCCGGGGTCTGGAAATGTGCTGCACATTCTAACACACAAAAGGATTCTGAAGTTCCTCCACATATTC GGAACTATGATCCCAAAGCCTCGTTTTTTGCAGAAGCGGATTGACGAGGCAGGGATCGGAACGTTTAAAGACGTTGCCACTGTTGACCAGACGGCGACTGTCTACGATGCCTTGTCCATCTTTGTGGAGAGGAGGGTGTCTGCTCTGCCTGTGGTGGACAGCAAAG GAAAGGTGGTGGCTCTGTATTCAAGATTTGACGTGATT AACCTTGCAGCACAGAAGACTTACAACAACCTCAACATGACCATGCAGGAGGCAGTACGGAGGCGGACGTGTTTCGTGGAGGGTGTGATTAAATGCCACCCCCAAGAGACCCTTGAGATCGTTATTGAACGTGTTGTAAAGGCAGAG GTTCATCGTCTGGTGCTGGTGGACAGTGATGATTTGGTGATAGGCATCATTTCTCTATCCGACCTCCTCCAGGCCTTGGTTTTAAGCCCCGCAG ACATTTCAGGCAAGTTGGAGATGTCATCGCATGACTCTGATTTACTGGTGAAGAAGGCAGATAGAGAGTGA
- the prkag3a gene encoding 5'-AMP-activated protein kinase subunit gamma-1 isoform X1, protein MQQESTEQGLSKGNTEAPDPDTEAYTKFMKKHCCYDAIPTSCKLVIFDTSLQVKKAFFALVANGLRAAPLWDNKSQRFVGMLTITDFIHILHEYYKSPMVQIYELEEHKIETWRGDSFQKVYLQHYNHSLISITPEASLFDAIYSLLKYKIHRLPVIDPGSGNVLHILTHKRILKFLHIFGTMIPKPRFLQKRIDEAGIGTFKDVATVDQTATVYDALSIFVERRVSALPVVDSKGKVVALYSRFDVINLAAQKTYNNLNMTMQEAVRRRTCFVEGVIKCHPQETLEIVIERVVKAEVHRLVLVDSDDLVIGIISLSDLLQALVLSPADISGKLEMSSHDSDLLVKKADRE, encoded by the exons ATGCAG caggagTCCACAGAGCAGGGGCTGTCCAAGGGAAATACAG AAGCTCCTGATCCAGACACTGAGGCCTACACAAAATTCATGAAGAAACACTGCTGCTACGATGCCATCCCAACCAGCTGCAAACTGGTCATCTTTGACACTTCATTACAG gtgaaAAAGGCTTTCTTTGCTCTCGTTGCGAATGGCTTGAGAGCTGCGCCTCTGTGGGACAACAAATCACAGAGATTTGTgg GCATGCTCACCATTACAGATTTTATCCACATTCTTCATGAATACTACAAATCTCCCATG GTCCAGATCTATGAGCTGGAGGAGCACAAAATTGAAACTTGGAGAGGTGATTCTTTTCAAA AGGTCTATCTCCAGCATTATAACCACAGCCTCATCAGTATCACGCCAGAAGCTAG CCTCTTTGATGCCATCTATTCCCTGCTGAAATACAAGATCCACCGGCTGCCAGTCATTGACCCGGGGTCTGGAAATGTGCTGCACATTCTAACACACAAAAGGATTCTGAAGTTCCTCCACATATTC GGAACTATGATCCCAAAGCCTCGTTTTTTGCAGAAGCGGATTGACGAGGCAGGGATCGGAACGTTTAAAGACGTTGCCACTGTTGACCAGACGGCGACTGTCTACGATGCCTTGTCCATCTTTGTGGAGAGGAGGGTGTCTGCTCTGCCTGTGGTGGACAGCAAAG GAAAGGTGGTGGCTCTGTATTCAAGATTTGACGTGATT AACCTTGCAGCACAGAAGACTTACAACAACCTCAACATGACCATGCAGGAGGCAGTACGGAGGCGGACGTGTTTCGTGGAGGGTGTGATTAAATGCCACCCCCAAGAGACCCTTGAGATCGTTATTGAACGTGTTGTAAAGGCAGAG GTTCATCGTCTGGTGCTGGTGGACAGTGATGATTTGGTGATAGGCATCATTTCTCTATCCGACCTCCTCCAGGCCTTGGTTTTAAGCCCCGCAG ACATTTCAGGCAAGTTGGAGATGTCATCGCATGACTCTGATTTACTGGTGAAGAAGGCAGATAGAGAGTGA
- the mdh1b gene encoding putative malate dehydrogenase 1B, whose protein sequence is MAAFVLAGKSDCPFYAKAELLADLLQRSLPDFRVHKISIHPADWKQWLEETCWKNGWKHDCSPLVWRELTDRGGKGLLLGGYNDFMEYVQGYYSMRSDMESELMLKIATENLQTKEVYMQEETSHRQYLHPVHIWISSALNPTCYSLIPQLFTPEVFPNASLISLHLLEIGGDKEVIDGIRMETEDLALPHLLEVTVHTDLEGAFYDANLIVFLDSWPPATEKGNEDQDKELKEVAKKYRCYGQLIDRRAHKSVRVIVMGDTFINLKCSLLLENARSVDPAHFIALATQLEYEARAQIAQKLNVKQSDVTDIIIWGNITGCSHVDLQRAKVLRYNGAICGPNYSQLVLEMLYDRKWLDSEFQSLVRSRQSGLVLKLQRAAGMQATNGIITVLKAWNSNSSEQVFSLGVLSRGFFGIPQDLVFSMPVSCVDGEWSVLSSVSVNDELRMRLQESISQLTSEREKAAEPNREVSM, encoded by the exons ATGGCAGCGTTCGTGCTTGCTG gaaagTCAGACTGTCCATTTTATGCCAAAGCAGAACTCCTGGCAGACTTACTCCAAAGGAGCTTGCCAGACTTTCGCGTCCACAAAATCAGCATTCACCCAGCCGATTGGAAG CAGTGGCTGGAGGAAACCTGTTGGAAAAATGGCTGGAAGCACGACTGTTCCCCACTGGTATGGCGGGAGCTGACTGACAGGGGGGGCAAAGGACTTCTCCTGGGGGGCTATAATGATTTCATGGAGTATGTACAG GGCTACTACAGTATGAGGTCAGACATGGAATCAGAACTGATGCTGAAAATAGCAACAGAAAACCTGCAGACGAAGGAGGTGTACATGCAAGAAGAGACAAGCCACCGCCAATACCTACATCCTGTCCACATCTGGATATCCAG TGCACTGAACCCAACTTGCTACAGCCTGATCCCTCAACTGTTTACCCCAGAGGTGTTCCCTAATGCATCACTCATCAGCCTCCATCTGCTTGAGATAGGGGGTGACAAGGAAGTCATAGATGGCATTCGGATGGAGACAGAGGACCTGGCGCTGCCACATTTGCTCGAGGTCACAGTTCACACCGACTTGGAGGGGGCCTTCTATGATGCAAACCTCATTGTCTTTCTTGACAGCTGGCCTCCTGCTACAGAAAAAGGAAATGAGGACCAGGACAAAGAGCTGAAGGAAGTAGCCAAGAAGTATCGGTGCTATGGCCAGCTCATTGACAGAAGAGCACACAAGTCGGTGCGGGTGATAGTGATGGGGGACACCTTCATCAACCTAAAATGCTCTCTGCTTCTAGAGAATGCTCGATCTGTGGACCCCGCTCACTTCATCGCCTTGGCAACACAGCTGGAGTATGAGGCCAGGGCACAGATTGCACAGAAACTGAATGTAAAGCAATCag ATGTGACTGACATCATTATTTGGGGCAACATAACTGGCTGCTCTCATGTTGACCTTCAGAGGGCAAAGGTGTTACGATATAACGGTGCCATTTGTGGACCCAATTATTCCCAGTtggttttggagatgctgtatGACAG AAAATGGCTGGACTCAGAGTTCCAGAGCTTGGTCAGGTCCCGGCAATCTGGATTAGTTTTGAAACTCCAAAGAGCTGCAGGCATGCAAGCAACCAATGGAATAATTACAGTGCTAAAGGCCTGGAACAGTAACTCCTCAGAGCAAGTCTTCTCATTGGGTGTGCTCAGTAGAG GGTTTTTTGGCATCCCCCAAGACCTGGTGTTTTCTATGCCTGTGAGCTGTGTTGATGGAGAGTGGTCTGTGCTGTCCAGTGTTTCTGTCAATGATGAACTGAGGATGAGACTGCAAGAGTCAATCTCTCAACTAACATCA GAAAGAGAAAAGGCTGCTGAGCCAAACAGAGAAGTGTCCATGTAG
- the retreg2 gene encoding reticulophagy regulator 2 isoform X1: MASGEEARRASVSSSSVGLEALFPADGSEQACGDGNPELERLRERLQGWLSQYEPAVVWAQRLLVWERPLYSTVVALVLNTVFWLLSSTSLRPLFLLSVSLLGLMLLERWKDKLPKMIPVQHPEASIIERETMRVQPRLLSMAELSHHLAESYLTCCLYLQEMLQFKRQNHGKFCGMMCASCSVLAVVGHYVPGVMISYIIVLSVLLWPLVVYHELIQKMYTGLEPILMKLDYSMKGDTQHRKHEKRKVKKESEEGDEPRAETESESEEELSCFAPTVDVKTTALAMAITDSELSDEEASILESGGFSVSRATTPQLTDVSEDLDQQSLNSEPEETFSRDLPEFPSVEDFPSMEPGLFCFPLGISGPSQAEGSSGELLEAESQSPASLFIQHLASPLHFVNTHFNGHGRLPAAGHAVQGGRREDVKEEGGAMAGAHSRSLEALSEEIVTTAISAVVQNTLSALLRSTEASEAPSMAEFMPTETPPCPLESSLDPHVSAALPHSLSLEEDEDLPTETSAEEQPDVTLMPAEEEDFELLDQSELETMDEGLDLGPDRQGESLGSSTDTPISDQPHQES; this comes from the exons ATGGCGAGCGGGGAGGAGGCCAGACGCGCCTCCGTTTCCTCCTCTTCGGTCGGCCTCGAGGCCCTGTTCCCGGCCGACGGTTCCGAGCAGGCCTGCGGGGACGGGAACCCGGAGCTGGAGCGGCTGCGGGAGCGCCTGCAGGGCTGGCTGTCGCAGTACGAGCCCGCGGTGGTGTGGGCGCAGCGGCTGCTGGTGTGGGAGAGGCCGCTGTACAGCACCGTCGTCGCTCTCGTCCTCAACACCGtgttctg gctCTTGTCATCAACCTCGTTGCGACCCCTGTTCCTCCTGAGCGTGTCACTGCTCGGACTGATGCTGTTGGAAAGATGGAAGGACAAGTTGCCAAAAATGATCC CAGTCCAACATCCCGAAGCTTCCATCATTGAAAG GGAGACCATGAGAGTGCAGCCGCGCCTCCTCAGCATGGCCGAGCTCAGCCACCACCTGGCAGAGAGCTACCTGACCTGTTGCCTGTACCTCCAGGAAATGCTGCAGTTCAAACGGCAGAATCATGGCAAG TTCTGTGGAATGATGTGTGCCAGTTGCAGTGTCTTGGCTGTGGTTGGTCACTATGTACCAGGAGTCATGATTTCATACATCATAG TTTTGAGTGTGCTGTTGTGGCCGCTGGTGGTGTACCACGAACTGATCCAGAAGATGTACACAGGCCTTGAGCCAATCCTGATGAAGCTGGACTACAGCATGAAGGGAGACACGCAACACCGCAAGCATGAGAAAAGAA AGGTGAAGAAGGAGTCAGAAGAGGGCGACGAGCCCAGGGCAGAGACGGAGAGTGAAAGTGAGGAGGAGCTGTCATGCTTTGCCCCTACA GTGGATGTGAAGACTACCGCTTTAGCAATGGCCATCACAGACTCAGAGCTGTCCGACGAGGAGGCCAGTATCCTGGAGAGTGGCGGCTTCTCTGTGTCCAGAGCCACCACGCCGCAGCTTACAGATGTTTCTGAAG ACCTGGACCAACAAAGTCTGAACAGTGAACCGGAGGAGACTTTCTCCAGGGACCTGCCCGAGTTTCCCTCTGTGGAGGACTTCCCATCCATGGAGCCTGGTTTGTTCTGCTTCCCTCTGGGAATCTCAGGGCCCAGCCAAGCAGAGGGTTCCTCCGGGGAGCTCCTGGAAGCAGAGTCTCAGAGCCCAGCTAGCCTTTTTATTCAGCACCTGGCTTCCCCACTCCACTTTGTCAACACACACTTCAATGGCCATGGGAGACTCCCTGCAGCTGGCCATGCAGTGCAAGGGGGCAGGAGGGAGGACGTGAAGGAAGAAGGTGGTGCGATGGCTGGTGCCCACAGTCGGTCTCTGGAGGCTCTCAGTGAGGAGATAGTGACCACGGCCATCTCGGCGGTGGTGCAGAACACATTGTCAGCCCTGCTGCGCTCCACCGAAGCTAGCGAGGCACCTTCAATGGCAGAGTTCATGCCCACCGAGACACCCCCCTGCCCCCTGGAGTCATCGCTGGATCCCCATGTATCTGCTGCCCTGCCTCACAGCCTCAGCCTTGAAGAGGATGAAGATCTCCCAACGGAAACGAGCGCAGAGGAGCAGCCCGACGTTACACTCATGCCTGCTGAAGAAGAGGATTTTGAGCTTCTAGACCAAAGTGAACTGGAGACAATGGATGAGGGGTTGGACCTGGGCCCTGACAGACAAGGAGAAAGCCTGGGCTCATCAACGGACACACCCATCAGTGACCAACCTCATCAGGAATCCTAG
- the retreg2 gene encoding reticulophagy regulator 2 isoform X2, producing MASGEEARRASVSSSSVGLEALFPADGSEQACGDGNPELERLRERLQGWLSQYEPAVVWAQRLLVWERPLYSTVVALVLNTVFWLLSSTSLRPLFLLSVSLLGLMLLERWKDKLPKMILQHPEASIIERETMRVQPRLLSMAELSHHLAESYLTCCLYLQEMLQFKRQNHGKFCGMMCASCSVLAVVGHYVPGVMISYIIVLSVLLWPLVVYHELIQKMYTGLEPILMKLDYSMKGDTQHRKHEKRKVKKESEEGDEPRAETESESEEELSCFAPTVDVKTTALAMAITDSELSDEEASILESGGFSVSRATTPQLTDVSEDLDQQSLNSEPEETFSRDLPEFPSVEDFPSMEPGLFCFPLGISGPSQAEGSSGELLEAESQSPASLFIQHLASPLHFVNTHFNGHGRLPAAGHAVQGGRREDVKEEGGAMAGAHSRSLEALSEEIVTTAISAVVQNTLSALLRSTEASEAPSMAEFMPTETPPCPLESSLDPHVSAALPHSLSLEEDEDLPTETSAEEQPDVTLMPAEEEDFELLDQSELETMDEGLDLGPDRQGESLGSSTDTPISDQPHQES from the exons ATGGCGAGCGGGGAGGAGGCCAGACGCGCCTCCGTTTCCTCCTCTTCGGTCGGCCTCGAGGCCCTGTTCCCGGCCGACGGTTCCGAGCAGGCCTGCGGGGACGGGAACCCGGAGCTGGAGCGGCTGCGGGAGCGCCTGCAGGGCTGGCTGTCGCAGTACGAGCCCGCGGTGGTGTGGGCGCAGCGGCTGCTGGTGTGGGAGAGGCCGCTGTACAGCACCGTCGTCGCTCTCGTCCTCAACACCGtgttctg gctCTTGTCATCAACCTCGTTGCGACCCCTGTTCCTCCTGAGCGTGTCACTGCTCGGACTGATGCTGTTGGAAAGATGGAAGGACAAGTTGCCAAAAATGATCC TCCAACATCCCGAAGCTTCCATCATTGAAAG GGAGACCATGAGAGTGCAGCCGCGCCTCCTCAGCATGGCCGAGCTCAGCCACCACCTGGCAGAGAGCTACCTGACCTGTTGCCTGTACCTCCAGGAAATGCTGCAGTTCAAACGGCAGAATCATGGCAAG TTCTGTGGAATGATGTGTGCCAGTTGCAGTGTCTTGGCTGTGGTTGGTCACTATGTACCAGGAGTCATGATTTCATACATCATAG TTTTGAGTGTGCTGTTGTGGCCGCTGGTGGTGTACCACGAACTGATCCAGAAGATGTACACAGGCCTTGAGCCAATCCTGATGAAGCTGGACTACAGCATGAAGGGAGACACGCAACACCGCAAGCATGAGAAAAGAA AGGTGAAGAAGGAGTCAGAAGAGGGCGACGAGCCCAGGGCAGAGACGGAGAGTGAAAGTGAGGAGGAGCTGTCATGCTTTGCCCCTACA GTGGATGTGAAGACTACCGCTTTAGCAATGGCCATCACAGACTCAGAGCTGTCCGACGAGGAGGCCAGTATCCTGGAGAGTGGCGGCTTCTCTGTGTCCAGAGCCACCACGCCGCAGCTTACAGATGTTTCTGAAG ACCTGGACCAACAAAGTCTGAACAGTGAACCGGAGGAGACTTTCTCCAGGGACCTGCCCGAGTTTCCCTCTGTGGAGGACTTCCCATCCATGGAGCCTGGTTTGTTCTGCTTCCCTCTGGGAATCTCAGGGCCCAGCCAAGCAGAGGGTTCCTCCGGGGAGCTCCTGGAAGCAGAGTCTCAGAGCCCAGCTAGCCTTTTTATTCAGCACCTGGCTTCCCCACTCCACTTTGTCAACACACACTTCAATGGCCATGGGAGACTCCCTGCAGCTGGCCATGCAGTGCAAGGGGGCAGGAGGGAGGACGTGAAGGAAGAAGGTGGTGCGATGGCTGGTGCCCACAGTCGGTCTCTGGAGGCTCTCAGTGAGGAGATAGTGACCACGGCCATCTCGGCGGTGGTGCAGAACACATTGTCAGCCCTGCTGCGCTCCACCGAAGCTAGCGAGGCACCTTCAATGGCAGAGTTCATGCCCACCGAGACACCCCCCTGCCCCCTGGAGTCATCGCTGGATCCCCATGTATCTGCTGCCCTGCCTCACAGCCTCAGCCTTGAAGAGGATGAAGATCTCCCAACGGAAACGAGCGCAGAGGAGCAGCCCGACGTTACACTCATGCCTGCTGAAGAAGAGGATTTTGAGCTTCTAGACCAAAGTGAACTGGAGACAATGGATGAGGGGTTGGACCTGGGCCCTGACAGACAAGGAGAAAGCCTGGGCTCATCAACGGACACACCCATCAGTGACCAACCTCATCAGGAATCCTAG
- the prkag3a gene encoding 5'-AMP-activated protein kinase subunit gamma-1 isoform X2: MQESTEQGLSKGNTEAPDPDTEAYTKFMKKHCCYDAIPTSCKLVIFDTSLQVKKAFFALVANGLRAAPLWDNKSQRFVGMLTITDFIHILHEYYKSPMVQIYELEEHKIETWRGDSFQKVYLQHYNHSLISITPEASLFDAIYSLLKYKIHRLPVIDPGSGNVLHILTHKRILKFLHIFGTMIPKPRFLQKRIDEAGIGTFKDVATVDQTATVYDALSIFVERRVSALPVVDSKGKVVALYSRFDVINLAAQKTYNNLNMTMQEAVRRRTCFVEGVIKCHPQETLEIVIERVVKAEVHRLVLVDSDDLVIGIISLSDLLQALVLSPADISGKLEMSSHDSDLLVKKADRE, encoded by the exons ATGCAG gagTCCACAGAGCAGGGGCTGTCCAAGGGAAATACAG AAGCTCCTGATCCAGACACTGAGGCCTACACAAAATTCATGAAGAAACACTGCTGCTACGATGCCATCCCAACCAGCTGCAAACTGGTCATCTTTGACACTTCATTACAG gtgaaAAAGGCTTTCTTTGCTCTCGTTGCGAATGGCTTGAGAGCTGCGCCTCTGTGGGACAACAAATCACAGAGATTTGTgg GCATGCTCACCATTACAGATTTTATCCACATTCTTCATGAATACTACAAATCTCCCATG GTCCAGATCTATGAGCTGGAGGAGCACAAAATTGAAACTTGGAGAGGTGATTCTTTTCAAA AGGTCTATCTCCAGCATTATAACCACAGCCTCATCAGTATCACGCCAGAAGCTAG CCTCTTTGATGCCATCTATTCCCTGCTGAAATACAAGATCCACCGGCTGCCAGTCATTGACCCGGGGTCTGGAAATGTGCTGCACATTCTAACACACAAAAGGATTCTGAAGTTCCTCCACATATTC GGAACTATGATCCCAAAGCCTCGTTTTTTGCAGAAGCGGATTGACGAGGCAGGGATCGGAACGTTTAAAGACGTTGCCACTGTTGACCAGACGGCGACTGTCTACGATGCCTTGTCCATCTTTGTGGAGAGGAGGGTGTCTGCTCTGCCTGTGGTGGACAGCAAAG GAAAGGTGGTGGCTCTGTATTCAAGATTTGACGTGATT AACCTTGCAGCACAGAAGACTTACAACAACCTCAACATGACCATGCAGGAGGCAGTACGGAGGCGGACGTGTTTCGTGGAGGGTGTGATTAAATGCCACCCCCAAGAGACCCTTGAGATCGTTATTGAACGTGTTGTAAAGGCAGAG GTTCATCGTCTGGTGCTGGTGGACAGTGATGATTTGGTGATAGGCATCATTTCTCTATCCGACCTCCTCCAGGCCTTGGTTTTAAGCCCCGCAG ACATTTCAGGCAAGTTGGAGATGTCATCGCATGACTCTGATTTACTGGTGAAGAAGGCAGATAGAGAGTGA